Proteins encoded together in one Triticum dicoccoides isolate Atlit2015 ecotype Zavitan chromosome 7B, WEW_v2.0, whole genome shotgun sequence window:
- the LOC119338266 gene encoding uncharacterized protein LOC119338266: MYSDKCFRSHCTPHSKDWRAKRSRQGRADDLAAGEGSYLQPSTLPPLATVRRMDLHARLLRRGCVPGFPRIRRKAPFPGLTGRRRGRQVRGRTPPSSGCAALRPSPRLKLPASSSRSPMGICRPPGPAPPQSRKEISPCGRFLRSGEAQILSNQVCVSTLTLMAVKASSKSSSSSYLYMQALKSASTFGPSSSFFL, encoded by the exons ATGTATTCGGATAAATGCTTCCGTTCACACTGCACACCACACAGTAAAGACTGGAGAGCAAAGAGATCGAGGCAAGGGCGAGCAGACGACCTCGCCGCCGGCGAGGGTTCCTATCTCCAGCCAAGCACACTCCCTCCCCTAGCGACGGTCCGGCGGATGGACCTCCATGCCCGCCTGCTGCGCCGCGGCTGTGTCCCCGGCTTTCCCAGGATCCGCCGCAAGGCGCCGTTCCCTGGGCTCACCGGCCGACGCCGTGGAAGGCAGGTACGTGGGAGGACTCCACCCTCCTCAGGCTGCGCCGCCCTACGTCCCTCACCTCGATTGAAGCTGCCCGCTTCCTCCAGCCGCTCGCCGATGGGGATCTGCCGGCCGCCCGGCCCCGCGCCGCCACAGTCCAGGAAGGAGATATCGCCGTGCGGGCGCTTCTTGAGGTCGGGAGAGGCACAG ATACTGTCCAACCAAGTCTGTGTATCCACATTGACTCTTATGGCAGTGAAAGCTTCTTCaaagtcttcctcttcctcatacTTGTACATGCAAGCACTGAAATCAGCAAGTACATTTGGGCCATCCTCGTCTTTTTTCTTATGA
- the LOC119340347 gene encoding protein PSK SIMULATOR 2-like encodes MGCVFSSREKREGSARPQGRSVQPQPYHHQQQQQALGAVFDARRGRYGPTDFDSGEIAIPPPHKPHKVSEPGTFIGRASIAGLEKAVEVLDTLGSGIASLNHGSGFLYGGTTRGNKVEILAFEVANTIAKASNLWRSCSDDNIRELKEEILHSDGVRILISSDPSELLHIAAIDKREELAILSREVIRFGDLCKDPIWHNLGRYFEKSTKDSMPQDHSKEHIGTTVQHLISLAQNTSELYHELHALDRFEQDFQRKFHEEESVPAARRESVMILHSELKRQRKLVKTLKKKSLWSRPLEDVVEKLVDIVTFLDKQIRDAFGEAVPVGTDFMEQGQSKRLGACGLALHYANIINQIENIVSRPLSLPPSARDNLYHGLPETVKSALRPRLQSVKPEDEERSVSQIKAEMQKTLRWLLPIAENTTRAHQGFGWVGEWANFGSDMDEKSGSRHSVTRVQTLHHADKAKTEEHMLELVVLLHHLVLQVKSRGYGHNKSTRRERSRSRKGGPSSSSEPPHHEADATRHNTSPMNNGHGSTCPSPLSDSDRETLDHLSFKRTTSYGRSKSCEPRPGKGNKAHRSWNLCRSHGSSPAREFGRGSTSGREMVRDLDVIDGLGRLTLSFS; translated from the exons ATGGGGTGCGTGTTCTCGAGCCGGGAGAAGCGGGAGGGGTCGGCGCGGCCGCAGGGCCGCTCCGTCCAGCCGCAGCcgtaccaccaccagcagcagcagcaggcgctCGGGGCGGTCTTCGACGCGCGCCGGGGCCGCTACGGCCCCACCGACTTCGACTCCGGGGAGATCGCCATCCCGCCACCGCACAAGCCCCACAAG GTATCAGAACCAGGCACATTCATAGGAAGAGCCAGCATCGCCGGCCTGGAAAAGGCCGTTGAGGTGTTAGACACCCTTGGCAGCGGCATCGCAAGTTTGAATCACGGCAGTGGGTTTCTCTACGGGGGAACCACCCGAGGAAATAAAGTCGAGATTCTGGCGTTCGAAGTCGCAAATACAATAGCTAAAGCCTCCAATTTGTGGAGGTCATGCTCTGACGATAATATAAGAGAACTCAAGGAAGAAATCTTGCATTCAGATGGCGTGCGGATATTAATCTCCTCAGATCCCAGCGAGCTCCTGCATATTGCTGCTATCGACAAGAG GGAAGAACTCGCCATCCTTTCAAGAGAAGTAATTCGATTTGGTGACCTGTGTAAAGACCCCATATGGCATAACTTGGGACGCTATTTTGAGAA ATCAACGAAAGATTCCATGCCCCAGGATCATTCAAAAGAGCATATCGGAACTACCGTCCAGCATTTGATTAGCTTGGCTCAAAACACTTCT GAGCTTTACCATGAATTGCACGCGCTGGATAGGTTTGAGCAGGATTTTCAAAGGAAATTTCATGAAGAGGAGTCTGTACCAGCAGCCAGGCGAG AGAGCGTTATGATATTGCACAGTGAACTAAAGCGCCAAAGGAAGCttgtgaaaactttgaagaagaaatccTTGTGGTCCAGACCTTTGGAGGAT GTTGTGGAAAAGCTTGTTGATATCGTCACTTTTCTGGATAAACAAATCCGGGATGCATTCGGTGAAGCTG TTCCTGTAGGTACGGACTTCATGGAGCAAGGTCAGAGCAAAAGGCTAGGTGCCTGTGGTCTGGCACTACATTATGCTAACATCATCAACCAAATTGAAAATATA GTTTCTCGGCCGCTCTCTCTTCCTCCTAGCGCTAGGGACAACTTGTACCATGGACTGCCAGAAACAGTCAAGTCAGCTCTGCGGCCACGGTTGCAATCAGTCAAACCTGAAGATGAGGAG CGTTCTGTATCTCAAATCAAAGCTGAAATGCAGAAAACCCTCCGCTGGCTGCTGCCAATAGCAGAAAATACAACAAG AGCACACCAAGGGTTCGGATGGGTCGGCGAGTGGGCAAACTTCGG GAGTGACATGGACGAGAAATCGGGCTCCCGGCACAGCGTGACCCGGGTGCAGACGCTGCACCACGCCGACAAGGCCAAGACGGAGGAGCACATGCTGGAGCTGGTGGTGCTGCTCCACCACCTGGTGCTCCAGGTGAAGAGCCGAGGCTACGGCCACAACAAGTCGACAAGGCGGGAACGGTCCCGGTCCCGCAAGGGAGGACCGTCGTCATCGTCAGAGCCGCCGCATCATGAAGCAGACGCCACCAGGCACAACACGTCGCCGATGAACAACGGCCATGGCAGCACGTGCCCTAGCCCGCTGTCGGACTCTGATCGCGAGACGCTGGACCACCTGAGCTTCAAGCGGACGACCAGCTACGGCCGGAGCAAGAGCTGCGAGCCCCGACCCGGCAAGGGGAACAAGGCGCACCGGAGCTGGAACTTGTGCCGGAGCCACGGCAGCTCGCCGGCGAGGGAGTTCGGCCGGGGCTCGACCTCCGGGCGTGAGATGGTGAGGGACCTGGATGTGATAGATGGGCTGGGTAGACTGACTCTTTCGTTTAGTTAG